The Gemmatimonadales bacterium genomic sequence GCTCGCATCGAAGCGCTCGTCTACGCCCACGCCGACGCGATCGATGAAGCCTCGAAAGTGGAAGCGCACGCCGTTTCGGTCGAGCACGATGTCGTCGAACGGCAGCTCGTGCGCGTCTGGGGCAGTGCGGATCGAGCCGGAGACTTTCATGCGATTGTTGTACATGTCCTCATGCTGCTCCGCCTCCCAAGCGACGAACCGCCGCAGGATCCGCCACAGCTCAGCCGTCTTCGCGGGCAGGAGCTTCTCGTTGCCGAGCCAGCGCCTGCCGCGTGCGTCTTCCATAGTCTCGCGGAGCGCATCTTTGGCTAGCGGAAGCGCCCAGTCGAGATCCGCGGTGCGCAGGAACGGCGGCTTTCCGTCCTTGTCGCGCGCCTTGGCATAGAACCGCCGCAGCGCGTCGTGCAGCAGCGAGCCGCGCGTCGCGTTGTCCATCTCTTCGTCCGGGTCCTCCAGCTTCTCGAGCCGGAGCAGCCGGGCGGAGAAGTAGGCCCAGGGGCATTTCGCGAACGACTCGAGCTGCGTCGGGCTCCAGATTCGGTCGTCGCCGAGCGCCTGGGCCAGGTGGCCGACGAGGGCCGGATCCTCGATTCGTCCGTTCCAGGGGGTGAGGAGCCCGCCCGCGCGCTCCCACTCGATCCGGGCGGCGGCGCGGCCGCGCGCGAGCGCCGCATCATCGGCGTAGAGGCGGACGCCGGGAGTGACGACGCGCGAGCTCGGGATGCGCTCGGCGTCTCCGGCTCCCGACAGCGCCGCCACGTCGCCGAGGGCGTCGATGAACGGGGAGCGCACCGTCTCGCGCGCGGCCGCGTCCACGGCGGGGTACGACACGGTGAGCCGATTCGCGCCGGCCACAAGGATGCGGAAGAGCTCGCGCTCGCGGTGGTCCCACGTCGTCCGCGGCTCGAGCGGAAGGCCTTGTGTACAGAGCGCGTCGCGCTCGTGCTCGTGGAGGATGGCGGATGCGGGGAGCGGCAGCGGCATCGCGCCGCCCGCGAGTCCCACGATGAACACGTGGTCGAACGACCGGTACGCCGCGGCGAACGCCTCGAGCACCTGCACACCGCGCTGCATCTCGGTCCAGAGGGCGACGTCGCCGTCGAGCAGGTCTTCCAGTTGCTCGAAGAACTCGCGCGCATCGAGCGGCGCGGCGGCTCCGCCCCAGCGGTCGAGCGCCTTGCCCCAGCGGTCCACCATGGTGGTGAGCCACTTCCAGCCGGCCTGATCCACGCGGACCACGTCCCAACGCTCGCCGGGCACGCGACGCATGCAACGCTCGATGCCCCACAGATCGTCGGCCAGAAACTGCTTGAGCCACGCGACCCAGTCCGCGAGAGTCCTGGTCTTGTCCAGCTCGCGGGCATGCTGGTAGAAGGCGGCGAACGATGCGGCGGCGGCGCTCGCGCGGCTCGCGGGGGGAAGCGGAATGCGCCGCTCGCCATCGTCGCCGTTGGCCCCGGCACGGCGTTGCTCGTCGGCTTCGGCCTCTCGCGCCAGATTGTTGAGCGCGCTGCGCCAGGAGAAGAGGTCGGAGATCCGGCGCCGGAACCCGGCGAAGTTGATCATCTGCGCGTCGAGCCGGCACTCGAAGTACGGTTGCTCGGCCAGCTCGGCGAGCGCGTGGCGCGACCAGCCCTGGGCCGCGGCGGAAATGAGCGCGCGCACGGCGCGCACGACAGGCACTTCGTGAAGCGAGAGGCGCCGGCGCGCGGTGGCGGGCACGCCGAATCGGTCGAGCGCCGCGAGCACGAGGTCGGCGTAGGGCCGAGCCTGGCGGGCGACGACGGCGATGCGGGTGAGCGGCACGCCGGCGTCGGCGAGCGCGCGCACCCGGCGGGCGACCTCCTCGGCCTCACGCTCGGCGTCGGGGGCGGCGATGACGGAGATGGG encodes the following:
- a CDS encoding PD-(D/E)XK nuclease family protein, which encodes MPDPRQATVEVVVATDPHRLFERAAEGFLAPREPAGASATRGPGAIAPGSAAPPFPSPRYLLALRQGGLRDDLIRLAAARGIPGWLDPPLCTFAELPARLAQTALEPCDDFERSVILGGVLRGHSGDVFGRRHRPQDYIDALDQLFRELVSEGVTAPPFGAALERRAGRDAFERERDHELAVIYAEYLWQLAKPDPKTGRIRRDGRDGLLDCAAAIAADPAALAQRLGGRRELRLFGLQDLRGGWRTLLRTLQQSGALDRIAIYTAEPLDLGDGFDPAPVVIRLEEPESVATRLFASPAARAGSTPAAERPEHAAAPSAAPISVIAAPDAEREAEEVARRVRALADAGVPLTRIAVVARQARPYADLVLAALDRFGVPATARRRLSLHEVPVVRAVRALISAAAQGWSRHALAELAEQPYFECRLDAQMINFAGFRRRISDLFSWRSALNNLAREAEADEQRRAGANGDDGERRIPLPPASRASAAAASFAAFYQHARELDKTRTLADWVAWLKQFLADDLWGIERCMRRVPGERWDVVRVDQAGWKWLTTMVDRWGKALDRWGGAAAPLDAREFFEQLEDLLDGDVALWTEMQRGVQVLEAFAAAYRSFDHVFIVGLAGGAMPLPLPASAILHEHERDALCTQGLPLEPRTTWDHRERELFRILVAGANRLTVSYPAVDAAARETVRSPFIDALGDVAALSGAGDAERIPSSRVVTPGVRLYADDAALARGRAAARIEWERAGGLLTPWNGRIEDPALVGHLAQALGDDRIWSPTQLESFAKCPWAYFSARLLRLEKLEDPDEEMDNATRGSLLHDALRRFYAKARDKDGKPPFLRTADLDWALPLAKDALRETMEDARGRRWLGNEKLLPAKTAELWRILRRFVAWEAEQHEDMYNNRMKVSGSIRTAPDAHELPFDDIVLDRNGVRFHFRGFIDRVGVGVDERFDASGFVAAVDYKTTKGAAPGGGEKKAWADDVVLQVPLYAYALSQLEPDKTVARVEYRALKTPEAVHSLELYRYDRKAKQVVENPEAVAQLERALDAVSEHVLRARSGEFPAAPAESCGCPFFCHALEICRVAGGPKVEKHFS